The window GCGAAACGCTGATCCCACTCGGCTTCAACAGCACGGCCAGCTTCTTTGGCATCCCATTCGGCATAGATGTCGGCCGGGATTTCGAACGGGCCGTGATTCCAGTTCAGCGCCTGACGGGTCAGAGCGATTTCCGCGTCACCCAGTGGGGCGCCGTGGCAGTCTTCTTTGCCCTGCTTGTTCGGCGAACCGAAACCGATGGTGGTCTTGCAGCAGATCAGGGTCGGCAGCGGGCTCTTGCGCGCGGTCTCGATGGCGGTCTTGATCTCTTCCGGATCGTGACCGTCGACGTTGCGGATGACCTGCCAGTTGTAGGACTCGAAACGCTTCGGCGTGTCATCGGTGAACCAGCCTTCGACTTCGCCGTCGATGGAGATGCCGTTGTCATCGTAGAAAGCGATCAGCTTGCCCAGGCCCAGAGTACCGGCCAGGGAAGCGACTTCGTGGGAAATGCCTTCCATCATGCAGCCATCACCCAGGAACACGTAGGTGTGGTGGTCAACGATATTGTGGCCAGGACGGTTGAACTGCGCGCCCAGCACTTTTTCAGCCAGAGCGAAGCCCACGGCGTTGGCCAGACCCTGACCCAGAGGGCCAGTGGTGGTTTCGACGCCCGGGGTGTAACCGAATTCCGGGTGACCCGGGGTGCGGCTGTGCAGTTGACGGAATTGCTTGAGGTCGTCGATCGACAGGTCGTAACCGGTCAGGTGCAGCAGCGAGTAGATCAACATCGAGCCGTGGCCGTTGGACAGCACAAAGCGGTCACGGTCGGCGAACGATGGATTGCTCGGGTTGTGCTTGAGGTAGTCGCGCCAAAGCACTTCGGCGATATCTGCCATACCCATAGGGGCACCGGGATGGCCGCTGTTGGCTTTTTGCACGGCATCCATGCTGAGGGCACGAATGGCGTTGGCACGCTCACGACGGCTAGGCATCGCTGATCTCCTGGGTGTGAATAGATTGAAACGGAAAAAAGGAGGGCATTTTCCCTCACCGGAGCGCCTCGGGGCAATGACAGATAGTCATCCGAGGGCGTTTTTCCCATGGTTAACGGCGGTTTCCGTTGGTGAAACCTTTCCGCTGTTCGTTTGTAGAGTTAACCGTTTCGTGAGAAGTGCCATTTATCGAGCAATATCAAAACTTTTTGATATTGGCCTTGCGGTGATTTACCCCCGTCTCTAGACTGCTGCCCCATGAACTTACGCGTGCCTTCCATTCGCCATGACGATTGCGACGAGCTGGCGGCCCTGTGCAAGGCCGGCGGTGATCCGCTGCGGCTGAATGTACTGCGCGCGCTGGCCAACGATTCGTTTGGTGTATTGGAACTGGCGCAGATTTTCGGCATTGGCCAGTCCGGCATGAGTCATCACCTTAAAGTCCTGGCGCAAGCCGATCTGGTGGCGACCCGCCGCGAAGGCAACGCGATTTTCTATCGCCGCGCCCTGCCCCACACCGAACTGCTGGGTGGCAAGCTGCACGCTGCACTGTTAGAAGAAGTCGACAATCTGGCGCTCCCGGACGACGTCCAGGCGCGAATCGCTCAGGTTCACGCCCAGCGAGCCGCCGCCAGCCAAGACTTTTTCGCCCGGGTCGCGGAGAAATTTCGCGCCCAGCAAGACCTGATTGCCGGCCTGCCGCAGTATCGTGAAAGCGTGCTGGCCCTGCTCGACAAACTGAATTTCAATGGCGCTGCCACGGCCATTGAAGTCGGCCCCGGCGATGGTGCTTTTCTGCCGGAACTGGCACGCCGCTTCGGCACCGTAACCGCGCTGGACAACAGCCCGGCGATGCTCGAACTGGCACGTCAGGTATGTGAACGCGAACAACTGGCTAACGTCAGCCTGCAATTGGCCGATGCATTGAACGGCACCAGCCTTCAAGCCGATTGCGTTGTACTGAATATGGTGCTGCACCATTTCGCCGCACCGGCCGAAGCGCTCAAGCACATGGCCGGCCTGCTGCAACCGGGCGGTAGTCTGCTCGTGACAGAGTTATGTAGCCACAACCAGAGTTGGGCCAGGGAGGCCTGCGGTGATCTGTGGTTGGGGTTTGAACAGGACGATTTGGCCCGTTGGGCCACCGCTGCGGGACTCGTTCCCGGGGAAAGCCTCTATGTAGGCTTACGTAATGGTTTCCAGATCCAGGTCCGCCATTTTCAGCGACCGGCTGGCGACACTCACCATCGGTAAATTCAGGAAAACATCGAGATGAGCGAATACTCCCTCTTCACCTCCGAGTCCGTGTCTGAAGGACATCCGGACAAAATCGCCGACCAGATTTCCGATGCGGTGCTGGACGCCATTATTGCCCAGGACAAGCACGCACGCGTTGCCGTGGAAACCCTGGTCAAGACCGGCGTGGCCATCGTTGCCGGTGAAGTGACCACCAGCGCCTGGGTCGACCTGGAGCAGATCGTTCGTGACGTGATCTGCGACATCGGCTACACCAGCTCCGAAGTCGGCTTCGACGGCGCGACTTGCGGCGTGATGAACATCATCGGCAAGCAGTCCCCCGACATCAACCAGGGTGTTGACCGCGCCAAGCCTGAAGATCAGGGCGCCGGCGACCAGGGCCTGATGTTCGGCTACGCCAGCAACGAAACCGACGTGCTGATGCCAGCCCCGATCACCTTCTCACACCAGCTGGTGCAGCGTCAGGCCGAAGCCCGTAAATCGGGTCTGCTGCCATGGCTGCGTCCAGACGCCAAGTCGCAAGTGACTTGCCGTTACGAAGGCGGCAAGGTGGTTGGTATCGACGCAGTTGTTCTGTCGACCCAGCACAACCCTGAAGTGTCGTACAAAGACCTGCGCGAAGGCGTGATGGAGCTGATCGTCAAGCACGTGCTGCCTGCCGAACTGCTGAGCAAAGACACCCAGTTCCACATCAACCCGACCGGCCAGTTCATCATTGGCGGCCCGGTAGGTGACTGCGGTCTGACCGGTCGCAAGATCATCGTCGACAGCTACGGCGGCATGGCCCGTCACGGCGGTGGCGCGTTCTCCGGTAAAGATCCATCGAAGGTTGACCGTTCGGCAGCCTACGCTGGCCGTTACGTGGCCAAGAACATCGTCGCTGCCGGCCTGGCCGAGCGCTGCGAAATTCAGGTTTCCTACGCGATCGGTGTGGCCCAGCCTACTTCGATCTCGCTGAACACCTTCGGCACCGGCAAGATCAGCGATGACAAGATCATCAAACTGGTTCGCGAAGTGTTCGACCTGCGTCCATACGCAATCACCACCATGCTGGATCTGCTGCACCCGATGTACCAGGAAACTGCAGCGTACGGTCACTTCGGTCGCGCTCCAGAGACCAAGACTGTTGGCGAAGACACCTTCACCACCTTCACCTGGGAAAAAACCGACCGCGCCGACGCTCTGCGTTCTGCTGCTGGTCTGTAAGACTTCCCCGGCGGTACAAAAAGCCCCGCATGGTTCGCGCCGTGCGGGGCTTTTTTATGCCTGAAATACGATTCCTGAACCCAAACGAATAACCCTGTGGGAGCGGGCTTGCCCGCGAAGAGGCCCGCAAGAGCGACATCAGATTCCGCATAGAAACACTCAGCAAAACACCTTGCCGACCCAACTTAAAATACTCGCCTAGCCTTCAAGCATTCCCCTTGAGCAAGGACGCTCACGATGCATGCCACGCTGCGCCTGTTAATTACTTTGCTGCTGACGCTCCTTACTCTAAAGGCTTACGCCGAATGCCCGAACTGGCCGCCCGACCAGGCCCAACGCGAAATCACCGCGCTGCAAAAACAGATCGACCAATGGGACGATGCCTACCACCGCGAAGGGCGCTCGCTGATTGCCGACGAACTCTATGACCAATCACGCCTGCGGCTAAACGAATGGCGAGCGTGCTTCAAATCGCCTGCGACGATCGAGGCCGTGCGCACAGCCTCCGGGCCAGTCGCACATCCAGTCGCCCACACCGGTCTGGATAAACTTCACAAAGCCGAGGCCGTGCAAGCCTGGCTGCGTGATCGCAAAGAGGTCTGGGTGCAACCCAAGGTCGATGGCGTTGCGGTGACACTCATTTATCGCGATGGACTTTTGCAGCAAGCAATCAGTCGCGGCGACGGGGTCAACGGACACGACTGGACGGCATCGGCGCGCAAGATCAAAGCGATTCCGCAACAACTGACGCAACCTGTGGATTTGCTGGTGCAAGGTGAACTGTATTGGCGCCTGAACGAGCATGTGCAGGCCCGTTCCGGCAGCGTCAACGCCCGTGCCACGGTGGCCGGGTTGATGGGACGCAAATCCCTGAATGACGAACACGCCGCCGACATCGGACTGTTTGTCTGGGACTGGCCGCAAGGGCCTGCGCAATTGCCTGAAAGATTATCGACATTGGCGACACTGGGTTTTCCCGCCAACGAACTTTACAGCCACCCTGTCAGCGAGTTCGCCGATGCACAAAAATGGCGTGACCACTGGTATCGCTCACCTTTGCCGTTCGCCAGCGATGGTGTGGTTTTGCGCCAGAGCCAGCGCCCACCCGCCGAACGCTGGCAGCCTCGCGCGCCCTATTGGGCCGTCGCCTGGAAGTACCCGTTCGCCCAGGCTATGGCCAACGTACGCAAAGTCAATTTCAAAGTGGGGCGCACCGGGCGCATCACCCCGGTTCTGGAACTGACACCGGTCATGCTGGATGACCGACAGATCAAACGGGTCAGCGCCGGTTCGCTGAAGCGTTGGGAAGAACTGGATATCCGGCCCGGTGACCAGGTGGCAATCAGCCTGGCAGGGCTGACGATTCCGCGCCTCGACAGCGTTGTGTTGCGCACCACTGAACGGGCGGACATCAATATCCCCAGCGCCGACGACTTCCACGCCCTGAGCTGCTGGCAACCCACACCCGGCTGCGAAAGCCAGTTTCTCGCCCGCCTGACCTGGCTCAGTGGCAAACACGGACTGGCGATGCAACATGTCGGTCGTGGCACCTGGGAGAAACTTCTCGAAACAGGCCGCCTGAACAACCTGCTGGATTGGTTGACCCTCGATGCGCCAGAGCTTGCTAACATTGCCGGTTTCGGCGACCGCAGCAGTGAGCGCCTGATCTACAGTTTTCACAGCGCCCGCCAACGACCATTCGCACAGTGGCTCAAGGCACTGGGCTTGCCGCCAACAGGTGAGGCAAGGCTGGCTGAGTCGTGGCAGGCACTGGCACAACGTGACACCAAACAATGGCAGGCAGAAGCCGGCATCGGCCCCGGTCGCGCGGCGCAATTGAGCGCATTTTTCCGCGACCCGCAGGTGCTGGCCTTGAGTCAAACCTTACGCGCCGCCGGTATCGACGGCTTCTGAACATGCAATCCCGGTGCGCCGGGAACCCAACGGCCGCCGAAGCGCTCCAACAGCGCAGTGCCCGACCGACCTGATTGCCTTTGCACATGGAGCTTTTATGAAATTTCTCACACCGCTCGCCCTGCTCACTCTTTGTGGCGTAATGGCCGCGCCCGTGATGGCTGCCGAAGATGCTCCGGGCCTCACCGGTTGCGCTGCCAAGAAGCAGGGCATCATGAACCAGATCGAGCAGGCCAAATCCCGTGGCAATGCCGATCAGCAGGCGGGCCTGGAAACTGCGCTGCGCGAAGTGACCGAACATTGCACTGATGCAGGCTTGAAGAAAGAACGCGAAAACAAGGTGCTTGAAGCCAAGCACGAAGTGAGCAAACGCCAGGCTGACCTCGACAAAGCCATGAAGAAAGGCGATCCCGAGAAGATCAACAAACGCAAAGACAAGCTCGCCGAATCGCGCAAGGAACTGCAGGAAGCGCTGGACGAAATCGATAAGTAATTGATGCCCCTGTGGCGAGGGGATTTATCCCCGATGGGCTGCGAAGCGGCCCCAAGTCCATGCAACTCAGCTGTAACAGGCATACCTGGTTGAATGGATTTGCGACGGCTACGCCGCCGATCGGGGATAAATCCCCTCGCCACAGGGTTACTCAGCAGTCTTGAAGATCAATGATCCCGAAATTGCTTATGGCAAGCGCTGCAGGCATCTTCAACTTTCTGCACCGCAGGCCCGAGGTTGCTGGCCTTGTACGGCTGGACCTTGCTGGCGATCACCAATTCACCGGTGGCAGCTTCAAGGGTGCGAGCCATTTCCTGAAACTGCGCCTGTTTCTGCCAGACATCGTCCTTGGCGCTGGTGTGATCTTCTTCGCGCACCTGCGGGAAATGCTTCCACGGCTCATGAGACAACGCATCAAGCTTTACCGCACCTTCAGCAAACTTCGGCCCGTCGAACGGAATACGTCCACGCAACATGCCACCCAGATCTTCACCGGTCTTGAGCATCTGTTTGAAGATCGCCTTGCGTTGCCCCAGCGGAGAGTTCGGATCGACACCGCCACAGGCGGACAAGGTCAGACAGGCCAGCAATACAACAGCAATTCTTTTAAGAGTCATGGTGGCTTCAGGTCACGGAAATCGGCGGCCAGTATCCCCGCGTCACCGCCAAACACCAATAGCCCTATTAAAATACGGGTTGTTCGAGCGCATGGAGCACTCGGGCAACCGGCACAGGAATCACTCCATGAACAGCCGTTTCAAGGCCTGGCGTCATCCACTGATCGCGACTCTACCCCTGCTGGCGATTCTCGCCGGCTGCACCGGGGGCGACAGCGACAAGCCGAAAACCCATGCGCTGGCCACTTATTCCAGCGCAACCTGGGAAGCACTGCCTGTCGTATCCGACAGTGATCTGGTCGCTGGCTTCGGCTCGTGGCGCAGTGCATGCACTCGACTCAAGGCCGACCCGGTCTGGGGCACGACCTGTGCGGCAGCCGCTAACGTGCCACAAAGTGCCGGCGAGATTCGTGCGTTCCTCAAGCAGAACCTCGACGTGTTTGGCCTGCGCGCTGAAAACGACAACCCCAACGGCTTGATCACCGGCTACTACGAACCCGTCTACCCCGGCAGCCTGACGCCCACTGACGTGGCCAACGTGCCGGTGTATGGCGTCCCCGAAGACATGATCATCGTCTCGCTGGACAGCATTTATCCCGAATTGAAGGGCAAGCGCTTGCGCGGTCGCCTCGAAGGTCGCGTGCTCAAACCCTACGACGATGCAGCGACCATCGAGTCCAAAGGCGTGAAAGCGCCGGTAGTTGCCTACCTGACCGATCCGATGAACCTGCAATTTCTGCAGATCCAGGGTTCCGGGCGCATTCAGACGCAGGACGGCAAGCAGCTGCGCATTGCCTACGCCGACCAGAACGGCCACCCATATCGGCCGATCGGCCGCTGGCTGGTCGAGCAAGGCGAGCTGAAGAAAGAAGACGTCACCATGAGTGCGATCAGCAACTGGGCCAAAGCCAATCCGGCGCGCATCCCTGAACTCCTCGGCAGCAACCCGAGCTACGTGTTCTTCACCCGCAACCCGGACAGCAACGAAGGCCCGCGCGGCTCGCTGAACGTGCCGCTGACTGCCGGTTACAGCGCGGCGGTGGACCGCAAGGTTATTCCGCTGGGCAGTTTGTTGTGGCTGTCGACTACGCGCCCCGACGGCACGGCGCTGGTGCGTCCGGTGGCGGCGCAAGACACCGGCGGCGCAATTGCCGGCGAGGTTCGTGCGGATCTGTTCTGGGGCACCGGCGACGCAGCCGGACAATTGGCCGGGGACATGAAACAGCAGGGGCAGATCTGGATGCTTTGGCCAAAAGGTGCGGCGCTGCCGCAAGTGCCGCAGGTGGCCGATACGGAGAAGAAATAACTCTTCAGATCATCGGTGGCTGTTAGAAAGCCATCGCGGGCAAGCCCGCTCCCACAAGCTTCCTTGGTGTACACAGAATTTCTGTTCACCACTGATACCTTTGGGAGCGGGCTTGCCCGCGATGAGGCCATCAGCAACACCGGTAATCAAACAGACACAAAGAAGAACGAAGCAATCAACCCCATCCCCACAAACCACACCAGCGACCGCAAGATCGCCCAGTCAGCCAGATAGCAAATGATGTACAGCAGGCGACTGGTGATAAACAGCACCGCCAGCACATTGACCGTCACCAGCTCAGCAGTCCCCACCAGATGCGCGACGATGACCGCAGCGGCAAACGCCGGCATCACTTCAAAGCTGTTCAGTTGCGCCGCATGCGCCCGACGAGCCACACCGTTAAGGCTTTCCAGAAAATCGCGCGGATCGTGATTGTCACTCAGCCGGTAGCCACCCACGGCTTTCGCCACGCCGGTGCAGA of the Pseudomonas sp. Seg1 genome contains:
- a CDS encoding murein transglycosylase A is translated as MNSRFKAWRHPLIATLPLLAILAGCTGGDSDKPKTHALATYSSATWEALPVVSDSDLVAGFGSWRSACTRLKADPVWGTTCAAAANVPQSAGEIRAFLKQNLDVFGLRAENDNPNGLITGYYEPVYPGSLTPTDVANVPVYGVPEDMIIVSLDSIYPELKGKRLRGRLEGRVLKPYDDAATIESKGVKAPVVAYLTDPMNLQFLQIQGSGRIQTQDGKQLRIAYADQNGHPYRPIGRWLVEQGELKKEDVTMSAISNWAKANPARIPELLGSNPSYVFFTRNPDSNEGPRGSLNVPLTAGYSAAVDRKVIPLGSLLWLSTTRPDGTALVRPVAAQDTGGAIAGEVRADLFWGTGDAAGQLAGDMKQQGQIWMLWPKGAALPQVPQVADTEKK
- the metK gene encoding methionine adenosyltransferase, which gives rise to MSEYSLFTSESVSEGHPDKIADQISDAVLDAIIAQDKHARVAVETLVKTGVAIVAGEVTTSAWVDLEQIVRDVICDIGYTSSEVGFDGATCGVMNIIGKQSPDINQGVDRAKPEDQGAGDQGLMFGYASNETDVLMPAPITFSHQLVQRQAEARKSGLLPWLRPDAKSQVTCRYEGGKVVGIDAVVLSTQHNPEVSYKDLREGVMELIVKHVLPAELLSKDTQFHINPTGQFIIGGPVGDCGLTGRKIIVDSYGGMARHGGGAFSGKDPSKVDRSAAYAGRYVAKNIVAAGLAERCEIQVSYAIGVAQPTSISLNTFGTGKISDDKIIKLVREVFDLRPYAITTMLDLLHPMYQETAAYGHFGRAPETKTVGEDTFTTFTWEKTDRADALRSAAGL
- a CDS encoding cytochrome c, translating into MTLKRIAVVLLACLTLSACGGVDPNSPLGQRKAIFKQMLKTGEDLGGMLRGRIPFDGPKFAEGAVKLDALSHEPWKHFPQVREEDHTSAKDDVWQKQAQFQEMARTLEAATGELVIASKVQPYKASNLGPAVQKVEDACSACHKQFRDH
- the ligB gene encoding NAD-dependent DNA ligase LigB — protein: MHATLRLLITLLLTLLTLKAYAECPNWPPDQAQREITALQKQIDQWDDAYHREGRSLIADELYDQSRLRLNEWRACFKSPATIEAVRTASGPVAHPVAHTGLDKLHKAEAVQAWLRDRKEVWVQPKVDGVAVTLIYRDGLLQQAISRGDGVNGHDWTASARKIKAIPQQLTQPVDLLVQGELYWRLNEHVQARSGSVNARATVAGLMGRKSLNDEHAADIGLFVWDWPQGPAQLPERLSTLATLGFPANELYSHPVSEFADAQKWRDHWYRSPLPFASDGVVLRQSQRPPAERWQPRAPYWAVAWKYPFAQAMANVRKVNFKVGRTGRITPVLELTPVMLDDRQIKRVSAGSLKRWEELDIRPGDQVAISLAGLTIPRLDSVVLRTTERADINIPSADDFHALSCWQPTPGCESQFLARLTWLSGKHGLAMQHVGRGTWEKLLETGRLNNLLDWLTLDAPELANIAGFGDRSSERLIYSFHSARQRPFAQWLKALGLPPTGEARLAESWQALAQRDTKQWQAEAGIGPGRAAQLSAFFRDPQVLALSQTLRAAGIDGF
- a CDS encoding metalloregulator ArsR/SmtB family transcription factor: MNLRVPSIRHDDCDELAALCKAGGDPLRLNVLRALANDSFGVLELAQIFGIGQSGMSHHLKVLAQADLVATRREGNAIFYRRALPHTELLGGKLHAALLEEVDNLALPDDVQARIAQVHAQRAAASQDFFARVAEKFRAQQDLIAGLPQYRESVLALLDKLNFNGAATAIEVGPGDGAFLPELARRFGTVTALDNSPAMLELARQVCEREQLANVSLQLADALNGTSLQADCVVLNMVLHHFAAPAEALKHMAGLLQPGGSLLVTELCSHNQSWAREACGDLWLGFEQDDLARWATAAGLVPGESLYVGLRNGFQIQVRHFQRPAGDTHHR
- a CDS encoding DUF1090 domain-containing protein; the protein is MKFLTPLALLTLCGVMAAPVMAAEDAPGLTGCAAKKQGIMNQIEQAKSRGNADQQAGLETALREVTEHCTDAGLKKERENKVLEAKHEVSKRQADLDKAMKKGDPEKINKRKDKLAESRKELQEALDEIDK
- a CDS encoding MAPEG family protein, yielding MTVALWCVLIAIFLPYICTGVAKAVGGYRLSDNHDPRDFLESLNGVARRAHAAQLNSFEVMPAFAAAVIVAHLVGTAELVTVNVLAVLFITSRLLYIICYLADWAILRSLVWFVGMGLIASFFFVSV